One window of the Armatimonadota bacterium genome contains the following:
- the metW gene encoding methionine biosynthesis protein MetW, whose product MTKNSGSLNLKPEIRHIVEMVKPGSRVLDLGCGEGDLLKALQIEKRARVQGIELSDTAIQECIAKGLFVYHGDLDEGLADFNDQSMDYVILTNTIQVLHRPDFLIQEAARVGKYCIISIPNFGYWHVRFQLLLKGTMPRTSRLPYDWYDSPNIHLTTIADFRRFCREHDLTIVRETNLVIGDQKCDHVRFAPNILADYGIFLLKRSA is encoded by the coding sequence ATGACAAAAAACAGCGGATCGCTCAATCTGAAGCCCGAGATCAGGCATATAGTGGAGATGGTAAAACCCGGCAGCCGTGTGCTCGACCTCGGCTGCGGTGAGGGAGACCTGCTTAAAGCTCTGCAGATTGAAAAACGCGCGCGCGTGCAAGGGATAGAGCTTTCCGACACTGCCATACAGGAGTGCATCGCAAAGGGGCTGTTCGTCTATCACGGCGACCTTGATGAAGGGCTTGCGGACTTCAATGACCAGAGTATGGACTACGTAATCCTGACCAACACGATCCAGGTCCTGCACAGACCTGACTTTCTAATTCAGGAAGCGGCCCGCGTAGGAAAATATTGCATCATATCCATACCAAACTTCGGGTATTGGCATGTGCGGTTCCAACTTCTGCTGAAAGGAACAATGCCGCGTACCAGCCGCCTGCCATACGACTGGTATGATTCGCCCAACATCCACTTGACGACCATCGCTGATTTCAGGCGGTTTTGCAGGGAGCATGATCTCACCATTGTCCGTGAGACGAACCTGGTGATCGGGGACCAGAAATGCGACCACGTCCGGTTCGCACCAAATATCCTTGCCGACTACGGAATTTTCCTGCTCAAGCGGTCCGCCTAA
- a CDS encoding homoserine O-acetyltransferase, with the protein MPKTGSVGTVETQYFTFAESPNELDLECGRRLGPITLAYETYGEMNADKSNCILVCHALTGDAHAAGTHAGEEKSLGWWDNMIGPGKAFDTNKYFVICSNTIGGCKGSTGPKSIDPITGKPYALNFPMVTIPDMVQAQKALIDHLGIKQLMCAVGGSMGGMQVLQWAVSYPDMVRMAIPIATTARLSPQAIAFDAVGRQAIMVDPNWNDGNYYGCDTPCGGLSIARMIGHITYLSDKSMTSKFGRNLQDKTNPEYDFVTEFQVESYLNYKGDVFVKRFDANSYLYITKAMDYFDLSQPSGELRKSFSGVKSAFLVVSFSSDWLFPSYMSKEIVAALRRNNVDVSYAEIQSDYGHDAFLLEVDALSRLIESFLEYADPMNGHADEF; encoded by the coding sequence ATGCCTAAAACCGGATCGGTCGGTACAGTAGAAACACAGTATTTCACCTTCGCCGAATCCCCAAACGAGCTTGATCTCGAATGCGGGCGTAGGCTCGGGCCGATCACGCTCGCCTACGAGACCTACGGCGAGATGAACGCCGACAAAAGCAACTGCATACTGGTCTGTCATGCTCTTACCGGCGACGCTCATGCCGCCGGGACCCACGCCGGTGAAGAAAAATCGCTGGGCTGGTGGGACAATATGATAGGGCCGGGCAAGGCGTTCGACACAAACAAGTATTTTGTTATCTGCTCAAACACAATCGGCGGATGCAAGGGCAGCACAGGTCCCAAGTCGATCGACCCGATCACAGGCAAGCCCTATGCGCTCAACTTCCCGATGGTGACAATACCTGATATGGTCCAGGCGCAAAAGGCGCTAATAGATCATCTCGGGATAAAGCAGCTTATGTGCGCGGTCGGCGGAAGTATGGGCGGCATGCAGGTGCTCCAGTGGGCTGTTTCCTACCCGGATATGGTCCGCATGGCAATACCTATCGCGACAACTGCAAGGCTGTCGCCGCAGGCCATCGCATTTGACGCCGTCGGCAGGCAGGCGATCATGGTCGACCCGAACTGGAACGACGGCAACTACTATGGCTGCGATACGCCATGCGGGGGTCTGAGCATAGCGCGGATGATAGGACATATAACATACCTTTCCGACAAGTCCATGACATCGAAATTCGGGCGCAACCTGCAGGATAAGACCAACCCGGAATACGATTTCGTGACTGAGTTCCAGGTGGAGAGCTATCTCAACTACAAGGGAGATGTGTTTGTAAAGCGTTTTGACGCTAACTCATATCTCTATATAACAAAGGCGATGGACTATTTCGATCTGTCCCAGCCGAGTGGAGAACTGCGAAAGAGTTTCTCGGGAGTAAAATCGGCCTTTCTGGTTGTCTCGTTCTCATCGGACTGGCTCTTTCCGTCTTATATGTCCAAGGAGATTGTTGCGGCATTGAGGCGCAATAACGTGGATGTAAGCTATGCCGAGATTCAGTCGGACTATGGGCACGATGCGTTCCTTTTGGAAGTGGATGCGCTCAGCCGTCTGATAGAAAGTTTTTTGGAATATGCCGACCCCATGAACGGACATGCTGATGAGTTCTGA
- a CDS encoding HDOD domain-containing protein has protein sequence MFGRSSRKIDLPSMPATLARIIQVTNTPDSTAEQLSKAVMFDQSLATKVLRLANSAYFGRRTKAETITEAVVTLGFASVRNLAASASVVEALFPKRLFVGFNWQDMWTHSVTCAVAAECIYGCVGMSSQESNESAFLAGLLHDIGKLIIARALPNRFMQIVEACREYNFEMVRAENNYLSTNHSKIGYDLAQQWDFPEKISAGIAYHHMPEDACEHEDLARVVQAANMLAKRLGRNYLVGVPIDISLSDIAEAAGMPIGDVSFVVDQVRDRMKQCGELLSWADRMPSQKQAA, from the coding sequence ATGTTCGGCCGTTCTTCAAGAAAGATTGACCTGCCAAGCATGCCGGCCACATTGGCGCGTATAATACAAGTTACTAATACGCCGGATTCCACAGCAGAACAGCTCTCAAAAGCTGTAATGTTTGACCAGTCTTTAGCCACTAAAGTGCTGCGCCTGGCCAACTCGGCGTATTTCGGCAGACGTACAAAAGCAGAGACCATAACAGAAGCTGTAGTGACATTGGGATTTGCATCGGTGAGAAACCTTGCAGCTTCGGCGTCTGTGGTTGAGGCGCTCTTTCCGAAGAGATTGTTTGTTGGTTTCAACTGGCAGGACATGTGGACTCACTCAGTTACATGCGCAGTGGCGGCCGAGTGTATTTATGGCTGTGTCGGCATGAGTTCGCAGGAGAGCAACGAGTCCGCTTTTCTTGCCGGGCTGCTTCATGATATAGGCAAGCTTATAATAGCTCGTGCCCTTCCCAATCGGTTTATGCAGATAGTCGAAGCCTGCAGAGAATATAATTTCGAGATGGTGCGTGCTGAAAATAACTACCTGAGTACAAACCACAGTAAGATAGGCTATGATCTTGCTCAGCAGTGGGACTTTCCTGAAAAAATAAGCGCGGGAATAGCATATCATCACATGCCCGAGGATGCCTGTGAGCACGAGGACCTTGCCAGGGTCGTCCAAGCGGCGAATATGCTTGCCAAGAGACTCGGCAGGAACTATCTGGTGGGAGTCCCGATTGATATAAGTCTGAGCGATATTGCTGAAGCCGCCGGAATGCCGATTGGGGATGTAAGTTTCGTGGTCGATCAAGTGCGTGACAGGATGAAGCAGTGTGGCGAGCTTCTATCATGGGCGGACAGGATGCCGAGCCAGAAGCAAGCTGCGTAG
- a CDS encoding O-acetylhomoserine aminocarboxypropyltransferase/cysteine synthase family protein, which produces MSENYAFDTNALHAGHEIDPTGSRAVPIYQTTSYVFKDTDQAAGLFALEKPGYMYTRLQNPTLEVLEKRVAALEGGAAALVTASGQAAETLAVVNIAKAGDDIVSSTALYGGTYTLFNSTLRRLGINAIFVDATDPENFRRALTPKTKLLYMETLGNPKLDVVDIEAIANIAHEAGIPLIIDNTVATPYLCRPIEWGANIVIHSLTKWMGGHGSSLGGVIVDSGKFDWKNRHFPDLVEPDPSYHGMSFTQTFGAEAYITRARVSAMRDIGPTMSPFNAFLILQGIETLSLRMERHSSNALAVAKFLEAHEAVSWVNYPGLASHPGHKLAGKYLPKGCSSMVGFGIKGGYEAGIKFINSVKLLSHLANIGDSRSLVIHPASTTHQQLSSSEREAAGVTDDFIRLSIGIEDVDDILADIDQALKESQR; this is translated from the coding sequence ATGTCTGAAAACTACGCATTTGACACAAACGCTCTGCATGCGGGCCATGAGATAGACCCTACAGGCTCCAGAGCTGTACCTATATATCAAACGACATCCTACGTCTTTAAGGATACAGACCAGGCTGCCGGTCTCTTTGCGCTGGAAAAGCCCGGCTATATGTACACAAGGCTTCAAAACCCGACCCTGGAAGTGCTCGAAAAACGCGTGGCTGCACTTGAAGGTGGAGCCGCCGCACTGGTGACTGCATCCGGTCAGGCAGCGGAGACACTGGCGGTCGTCAACATCGCAAAAGCTGGAGACGACATAGTCTCTTCGACGGCTCTCTACGGCGGCACATACACGCTCTTTAACAGCACACTTCGCAGGCTCGGGATAAACGCCATATTCGTCGACGCGACCGACCCTGAAAACTTCCGCAGGGCGCTTACACCCAAGACAAAGCTTTTGTATATGGAAACGCTCGGCAACCCAAAGCTGGATGTGGTCGATATCGAGGCGATAGCGAATATCGCTCATGAGGCAGGCATTCCTCTTATTATCGATAATACCGTCGCGACGCCGTATCTATGCAGACCCATAGAATGGGGAGCGAATATCGTAATCCACTCGCTCACAAAATGGATGGGCGGGCACGGCTCATCACTGGGCGGCGTCATAGTAGACTCCGGTAAGTTTGACTGGAAAAACCGCCATTTCCCAGATCTGGTCGAGCCTGACCCAAGTTATCATGGCATGTCGTTCACACAGACTTTCGGCGCGGAAGCATATATTACCCGGGCGCGAGTCAGCGCTATGAGAGACATAGGGCCGACGATGAGCCCGTTCAATGCATTTTTGATATTGCAGGGAATAGAGACGCTCTCACTGCGCATGGAAAGACACAGCTCAAACGCTCTTGCCGTTGCAAAGTTTTTGGAGGCGCATGAAGCAGTCAGTTGGGTCAACTATCCTGGGCTGGCAAGCCACCCCGGTCATAAGCTGGCCGGTAAATACCTGCCGAAGGGCTGCAGCAGTATGGTCGGTTTCGGGATTAAAGGCGGGTATGAGGCCGGGATCAAGTTTATAAACTCGGTCAAGCTCCTTTCGCATCTGGCCAATATTGGCGACAGCCGTTCGCTTGTGATTCATCCTGCCAGCACGACCCATCAGCAGCTCTCGTCAAGTGAGCGCGAGGCCGCGGGCGTTACCGATGATTTCATTCGCCTGTCCATCGGCATCGAGGACGTTGATGATATCCTGGCGGACATCGATCAGGCATTGAAGGAATCGCAGAGATAA